Proteins encoded by one window of Enterococcus saccharolyticus subsp. saccharolyticus:
- the celB gene encoding PTS cellobiose transporter subunit IIC, with amino-acid sequence MEEQSKLFSILEKTVMGPMGKVAQYKIVRAIMGAGMATIPFTIVGSMFLVLNVLPLTFPVLEGFFNATFFKFSDLYMLANSTTMGILALYFCIVLGYEYSKIIAEEDGLDLSPMNGALLSMFAFFMAIPQLVFTEGTMVRVNDAESVIINGWAIGGDGPARLGTVGIFTGIIMSVIAVQLYRLCVAKKWVIKMPEEVPLGVARAFTALIPAFVVAFAVIIINGALVMLGTDIFELISIPFGFVTNLTDTWLGLMVIYFLVHALWLVGIHGANIIFSFINPIALTNLAANVTGANYALAGEFNNAYVTIGGSGATLGFCLFLVYMAKSKQLSVLGKASIVPALFNINEPLIFGVPIIYNPFLALPFFLAPMASASIAFFAIKLEFIKPIIAQMPWPSPIGIGAFIGTGGDIMAALVAVLCAVVSFLIWFPFAKSYDARLVKEEQEAGEELV; translated from the coding sequence ATGGAAGAACAAAGTAAATTATTTTCAATTTTGGAAAAAACTGTCATGGGACCTATGGGTAAAGTTGCGCAATACAAAATTGTACGTGCCATTATGGGTGCCGGGATGGCAACAATTCCATTTACGATTGTTGGATCAATGTTTTTAGTATTGAATGTATTGCCATTAACGTTTCCTGTATTAGAAGGATTCTTTAATGCAACATTCTTCAAGTTTAGTGATTTATACATGTTAGCAAACAGTACAACAATGGGTATTTTAGCATTGTATTTCTGTATTGTATTAGGCTATGAGTATTCAAAAATTATTGCAGAAGAAGACGGGTTAGATTTATCACCAATGAATGGTGCGTTATTATCTATGTTCGCTTTCTTTATGGCAATTCCTCAATTAGTTTTTACTGAAGGAACAATGGTTCGTGTCAATGATGCCGAATCTGTAATTATTAACGGTTGGGCAATCGGTGGTGACGGTCCGGCTCGTTTAGGAACAGTCGGTATCTTTACGGGAATTATTATGTCAGTTATTGCAGTTCAATTGTACCGTTTATGTGTAGCGAAAAAATGGGTTATCAAAATGCCTGAAGAAGTGCCATTGGGTGTTGCTCGTGCCTTTACAGCATTAATTCCAGCATTCGTTGTAGCATTTGCTGTGATTATTATCAATGGTGCATTAGTAATGTTAGGTACAGATATTTTTGAATTAATTTCTATTCCATTTGGTTTCGTAACAAACTTAACAGACACTTGGTTGGGTCTAATGGTTATTTACTTCTTAGTGCATGCATTATGGTTAGTAGGTATCCACGGTGCGAACATTATCTTCTCATTCATTAACCCAATTGCTTTAACCAATCTGGCAGCAAATGTAACAGGTGCGAATTATGCGTTAGCGGGTGAATTTAACAATGCATATGTAACAATTGGTGGATCAGGTGCAACGTTAGGTTTCTGTCTATTCTTAGTATATATGGCAAAATCAAAACAATTATCTGTATTAGGTAAAGCATCTATCGTTCCAGCTTTGTTCAATATCAATGAACCATTGATTTTCGGGGTACCAATTATTTATAACCCATTCTTAGCATTGCCATTCTTCTTAGCACCAATGGCATCTGCATCAATTGCCTTTTTCGCAATTAAATTAGAGTTCATTAAACCAATCATTGCGCAAATGCCTTGGCCATCACCAATCGGTATCGGTGCATTCATCGGAACTGGTGGCGACATTATGGCGGCTCTAGTAGCAGTTTTATGTGCAGTCGTTTCATTCTTAATTTGGTTCCCATTTGCTAAATCTTATGATGCACGTCTTGTGAAAGAAG